From a region of the Pseudomonas fulva 12-X genome:
- a CDS encoding transposase: MPRRARVLLPGMSLHLIQRGNNRSACFYAAEDYLFYLDVLAEQAKKNGCAVHAWCLMTNHVHLLVTPESSESTGLMMKGLGQRYVQYVNRTYCRSGTLWEGRFRSCLLQDEAYVLACYRYIEMNPVRAGMVEHPGEYRWSSYRTNAQGEASVLRCTHPLYHTLSQDERLRAEFYRELFRYQLDPGLVDQIRAATNGNYALGSPKFSAEVEAALGRRVTRGKPGRPKSAPDI, translated from the coding sequence GCCACGTCGAGCACGTGTTTTGTTGCCAGGAATGTCACTTCATTTAATTCAGAGAGGAAATAATCGCTCAGCCTGTTTCTACGCAGCTGAAGATTATCTTTTCTATCTGGATGTATTGGCGGAGCAAGCAAAGAAAAATGGGTGCGCTGTCCATGCTTGGTGCCTAATGACCAATCATGTTCATTTGCTGGTCACGCCCGAAAGCTCCGAGAGTACGGGCCTGATGATGAAGGGGCTAGGGCAGCGCTATGTACAGTACGTCAATCGGACATACTGCCGTAGCGGTACGCTTTGGGAAGGTCGCTTTCGCTCCTGCCTGCTGCAGGACGAGGCTTATGTGCTCGCTTGCTATCGATATATTGAAATGAACCCTGTGCGCGCCGGCATGGTTGAGCACCCAGGTGAATATCGCTGGTCGAGCTACCGGACCAACGCGCAAGGCGAGGCGTCAGTTCTGCGCTGTACACATCCTCTCTACCATACATTGAGTCAAGATGAGCGGCTCCGGGCTGAGTTCTATAGGGAGTTGTTCCGCTATCAGTTAGATCCAGGGCTGGTTGATCAAATACGTGCCGCGACAAATGGAAACTACGCGCTGGGGAGTCCGAAGTTTTCTGCCGAAGTTGAGGCTGCGTTGGGGCGAAGAGTCACAAGAGGCAAGCCAGGGCGTCCTAAGAGCGCGCCAGATATTTAG